From Xylocopa sonorina isolate GNS202 chromosome 2, iyXylSono1_principal, whole genome shotgun sequence, a single genomic window includes:
- the LOC143432768 gene encoding E3 ubiquitin-protein ligase ZNRF2, with protein MGAKASTVAQSAGGNGQSSAGANEAAMQGFSMLRSLPGGVSALQHQHQQGNQSQASRVPGDSRQRARSLSSVPDLSSGEQSSLASSVGVGVGQALGLPQLDSDDADEDSGRVYAAHSLPSHIWSLNGLKCPVCSKFILPDDIECHLVMCLTKPRLSYNEDVLSDEKGECVICLEELQPGDVIARLPCLCIYHKSCIDKWFQVNRSCPEHPGD; from the exons ATGGGAGCTAAAGCAAGCACTGTGGCACAATCTGCTGGAGGCAATGGACAATCCTCTGCTGGAGCAAATGAAGCTGCAATGCAAGGTTTTTCTATGTTACGGTCTCTTCCTGGAGGTGTTAGCGCGTTACAGCATCAACATCAGCAAGGAAATCAGTCGCAGGCTTCTAGAGTACCTGGAGATAGTAGACAGCGTGCTCGTTCTTTAAGTTCGGTGCCAGATCTCTCGTCTGGTGAACAAAGTAGTCTTGCTTCTTCAGTAGGAGTCGGAGTTGGTCAAGCACTCGGTTTGCCACAGTTGGATTCAGACGATGCTGACGAAGATAGTGGAAGAGTTTATGCAGCGCATAGTTTACCGTCTCATATTTGGTCTCTTAACG GTCTAAAATGTCCTGTTTGCTCCAAATTTATTCTACCAGATGATATAGAGTGTCACTTGGTTATGTGTTTAACTAAGCCACGTCTTAGTTATAATG AAGATGTATTATCTGATGAAAAAGGTGAATGTGTTATTTGTCTTGAAGAATTACAACCTGGTGATGTTATAGCCCGCTTACCTTGCCTCTGTATATACCATAAAAG TTGTATTGATAAATGGTTTCAAGTGAATCGTAGTTGCCCTGAACATCCTGGGGATTGA
- the LOC143432995 gene encoding protein stunted isoform X2, whose amino-acid sequence MSVWRQAGLNYINYSQIAAKLVRQAVKQDLRAEALKRDEVNVKFTQWKDGKPTKNT is encoded by the exons ATGTCTGTGTGGAGACAAGCTGGATTAaa TTACATAAATTATTCGCAAATAGCTGCCAAACTTGTTAGACAGGCCGTAAAGCAGGATTTGCGAGCAGAAGCTTTAAAACGTGATGAAGTAAACGTAAAATTTACTCAATGGAAAGATGGCAAACCCACTA
- the LOC143432995 gene encoding protein stunted isoform X1 — MSVWRQAGLNYINYSQIAAKLVRQAVKQDLRAEALKRDEVNVKFTQWKDGKPTTYYI; from the exons ATGTCTGTGTGGAGACAAGCTGGATTAaa TTACATAAATTATTCGCAAATAGCTGCCAAACTTGTTAGACAGGCCGTAAAGCAGGATTTGCGAGCAGAAGCTTTAAAACGTGATGAAGTAAACGTAAAATTTACTCAATGGAAAGATGGCAAACCCACTA CTTATTATATATAA
- the LOC143432995 gene encoding protein stunted isoform X3, with protein MSVWRQAGLNYINYSQIAAKLVRQAVKQDLRAEALKRDEVNVKFTQWKDGKPTTEN; from the exons ATGTCTGTGTGGAGACAAGCTGGATTAaa TTACATAAATTATTCGCAAATAGCTGCCAAACTTGTTAGACAGGCCGTAAAGCAGGATTTGCGAGCAGAAGCTTTAAAACGTGATGAAGTAAACGTAAAATTTACTCAATGGAAAGATGGCAAACCCACTA CTGAAAACTAG